A single window of Desulfobotulus pelophilus DNA harbors:
- a CDS encoding DUF2190 family protein, producing the protein MSYVLGPRSYEVGTGGVESFRIVQLDGEKVILNSAAGTPIGFATTYAAEGERVSVQHLGVDGTWELETAGAVSALDLVFAADEGRIQILPSEAGTYRKIGIALKSAASAGEIIEVLPYDFHATVTVT; encoded by the coding sequence ATGAGCTACGTTCTCGGGCCAAGATCCTACGAAGTGGGAACCGGCGGTGTGGAATCTTTCCGGATTGTGCAGTTGGACGGGGAAAAGGTGATTCTGAACAGCGCAGCCGGAACGCCCATCGGCTTTGCCACCACCTATGCGGCGGAGGGGGAACGGGTTTCTGTGCAGCACCTTGGGGTGGACGGCACCTGGGAGCTGGAAACCGCCGGAGCCGTTAGCGCATTGGATTTGGTTTTTGCGGCAGATGAGGGGCGGATTCAGATTCTTCCTTCGGAAGCGGGGACCTACAGAAAGATCGGCATTGCCCTGAAATCGGCCGCCTCCGCAGGGGAGATCATTGAGGTGCTGCCCTATGATTTCCATGCCACCGTGACCGTTACCTAA